The following proteins are encoded in a genomic region of Gammaproteobacteria bacterium:
- a CDS encoding response regulator: MATKILIVDDERAILFAMREYFAAYGFDVDCARDRQEAETLLIEQSYAVLITDLRLTGSEDTDGLDIVRFALERHTSTRSILLTAYGTPEIERMASALGVSVCLSKPRPLDEILETVVELLEETAACTS; the protein is encoded by the coding sequence ATGGCAACCAAGATCCTTATCGTTGACGATGAACGCGCTATCCTGTTCGCGATGCGGGAATACTTCGCTGCTTACGGCTTTGATGTCGATTGCGCGCGTGATAGGCAAGAGGCGGAGACGCTGCTGATCGAGCAAAGCTACGCGGTACTCATCACCGATCTGCGCCTGACCGGCAGCGAGGATACGGACGGTCTCGACATCGTGCGGTTCGCGCTGGAGCGCCATACCTCAACGCGCAGCATTCTGCTGACCGCCTATGGTACCCCTGAGATCGAACGAATGGCTTCCGCGCTGGGCGTCAGCGTCTGCCTGTCCAAACCACGGCCGCTGGACGAAATCCTCGAGACTGTAGTCGAGCTGCTTGAAGAGACGGCAGCCTGTACCTCATAA
- a CDS encoding sigma-54-dependent Fis family transcriptional regulator codes for MAKRKILIVDDEASIRFALRDFLEAYRFEVCEAADGRQAESVFRAARPDAVIADYRLPDMNALELLPRLKDIDSSVPLVVLTGHGSIDLAVQAIKEGAEQFLTKPIEIPALRAVLERLLENRRNHQKQLAGQTRQARDAVDPFMGQSPLIRELKTQALKIVAAERPILLQGETGTGKGVLAKWLHTHGPRAEETFVDLNCAGLSHEFLETELFGHKKGSFTGAVANKIGLFEVAQRGTVFLDEIGDMGVQVQPKLLKVLEEKRFRRLGEVEDRHVDICLIAATHQDFQHLVQEQRFRGDLYFRISTIPLTVPPLRQRREDIPIIAGALLARLTAELDRDNLRLAQDAQQAMRDYPWPGNIRELRNVLERATLLSDSDTLNRRDLRFDETARIDATMPDLDLTLLEVERRHIERVLGAEQGHVHRAATRLGIPRSSLYQKIKRHDINVQKN; via the coding sequence ATGGCGAAGCGCAAAATCCTGATTGTCGACGATGAGGCGTCGATCCGTTTCGCCTTGCGCGACTTTCTGGAAGCGTATCGTTTCGAGGTCTGCGAAGCGGCGGATGGCCGTCAGGCGGAAAGCGTGTTCCGCGCGGCGCGGCCCGATGCGGTCATCGCCGATTACCGTCTGCCGGACATGAATGCGCTGGAGCTGCTGCCGCGTCTGAAAGATATCGACTCTAGCGTACCGCTGGTGGTGCTGACCGGCCACGGCTCCATCGATCTCGCCGTGCAGGCCATCAAGGAAGGCGCCGAGCAGTTCCTGACCAAGCCTATCGAAATTCCGGCACTGCGCGCCGTGCTCGAACGTCTGCTTGAAAACCGGCGCAACCACCAGAAGCAGCTCGCTGGCCAGACCCGTCAGGCGCGCGACGCGGTCGATCCGTTCATGGGCCAGAGTCCGCTGATCCGCGAACTTAAGACGCAGGCGCTTAAGATCGTAGCAGCCGAGCGACCCATACTGCTGCAGGGCGAGACCGGCACCGGTAAGGGCGTACTGGCGAAATGGCTGCACACACACGGGCCGCGCGCGGAAGAGACGTTCGTGGACCTCAATTGCGCCGGCCTCTCGCACGAGTTTCTCGAAACCGAGCTGTTCGGCCACAAGAAAGGTTCGTTTACCGGCGCCGTGGCAAACAAGATCGGCCTGTTCGAAGTCGCGCAGCGCGGCACCGTGTTTCTCGACGAGATCGGTGACATGGGCGTGCAGGTGCAGCCCAAGCTCCTGAAAGTGCTGGAGGAGAAGCGCTTCCGCCGTTTAGGGGAAGTGGAGGACCGGCATGTCGACATCTGTCTGATCGCCGCGACGCATCAGGATTTCCAGCACCTGGTGCAGGAGCAGCGATTTCGCGGCGATCTGTATTTCCGTATCAGCACCATCCCATTGACCGTACCACCGCTGCGGCAGCGTCGCGAAGACATCCCCATCATTGCGGGCGCTCTGCTGGCGAGGCTGACGGCGGAGCTGGATCGCGATAATCTGAGGCTGGCACAAGATGCGCAGCAGGCGATGCGCGATTATCCATGGCCCGGCAACATTCGGGAGTTGCGCAATGTGCTGGAACGCGCGACATTGCTCAGCGACAGCGACACGTTGAATCGCCGCGACCTGCGTTTCGACGAGACGGCGCGGATTGACGCGACCATGCCCGACCTGGACCTGACCTTGCTGGAGGTGGAGCGGCGGCATATCGAGCGTGTGCTAGGCGCGGAACAAGGCCATGTGCACCGCGCCGCCACGCGTCTGGGCATACCCCGAAGCTCGCTGTATCAGAAAATCAAGCGGCATGACATCAATGTGCAGAAAAATTAG
- a CDS encoding response regulator: MNFRILLVDDNRAILFAMQDYLAAAGYQVDCACDQKEAESLLNRYAYAALITDLRLTGSGSTEGFDIARYALERHPSICTILLTAHDSLEIRKAAYEHGIDLCLGKPTPLHEIGERVWDLLRVSGADAPDPNHVDATLVGANA, from the coding sequence ATGAACTTCAGAATACTCCTGGTTGACGACAATCGAGCGATCCTGTTCGCAATGCAGGACTATCTCGCCGCCGCCGGTTATCAGGTCGACTGCGCATGCGACCAGAAGGAAGCGGAATCACTTTTGAACCGGTACGCTTATGCGGCGCTCATCACCGACCTGCGCCTGACTGGCAGCGGCAGTACCGAAGGGTTCGATATCGCCAGATACGCGCTGGAAAGGCATCCGTCCATATGCACGATTTTGCTGACCGCTCACGACTCGCTGGAGATCAGGAAGGCGGCCTACGAGCACGGTATCGACCTCTGCTTAGGCAAGCCAACACCTCTGCATGAAATTGGTGAGCGCGTGTGGGACTTGCTCAGGGTAAGCGGCGCGGATGCACCCGACCCTAATCATGTCGATGCGACGCTGGTCGGCGCGAACGCATGA